In a single window of the Mesoplodon densirostris isolate mMesDen1 chromosome 16, mMesDen1 primary haplotype, whole genome shotgun sequence genome:
- the LOC132476940 gene encoding BICD family-like cargo adapter 1 codes for MEEKLEKEQVAGWDDDSHYLSSRSSRAGVRDTLTEGRAKGHVLRLPHPADKSPSHPATLSVWGPRGSPESQVAGALGDTQTEPSLDQVLRERDEAIAKKRAVEAELDIFKAKLRAVEAQLLEVLEEKLRLRQEVEAWEDDMQRLVRQQVESQLQRESRGALGAPMDPGTARTPWVRFSLSWWGRWR; via the exons ATGGAGGAAAAACTAGAGAAGGAGCAGGTGGCAG GTTGGGATGATGACAGTCACTACCTGTCCTCCAGAAGCTCTCGGGCTGGTGTGAGAGACACCCTGACA GAAGGGAGGGCAAAGGGCCACGTCCTCCGCCTGCCCCACCctgctgacaagagtcccagtCACCCGGCCACCCTCTCAGTCTGGGGCCCTCGAGGG AGCCCAGAATCCCAAGTGGCTGGAGCACTGGGGGATACCCAGACAGAGCCCTCGCTGGACCAGGTCCTCCGGGAGCGGGATGAAGCCATTGCCAA GAAGCGGGCAGTGGAGGCTGAGCTGGACATATTCAAAGCCAAGTTGCGAGCTGTGGAGGCCCAGCTGCTGGAAGTTCTGGAGGAGAAGCTGAGACTGAGGCAGGAGGTGGAGGCCTGGGAG GACGACATGCAGCGGCTGGTGAGGCAGCAGGTCGAGAGTCAGCTGCAGAGAGAGTCCAGGGGCGCCCTGGGAGCCCCCATGGACCCTGGCACTGCCAGGACCCCCTGGGTCAGATTCTCCCTGAGTTGGTGGGGACGTTGGCGGTGA
- the ABHD11 gene encoding protein ABHD11 isoform X1: protein MLRWARAWRLPHRGLGPSSPSFSRVPVAPSSSQGGTEPRPVPLSYRLLDGEATRPPLVFLHGLFGCKTNFNSIAKALAQQTGRRVLTVDARNHGDSPHSPDMSYEAMSQDLQDLLPQLGLVPCVLIGHSMGGRTAMLLALQRPELVERLIAVDISPVESPSSLNFPNYVAAMRAIDIPDVASLSSARKLMDEKLSCVIQSISMRQFLLTNLVEVDGRFTWRVNLDALAQHLDKILNFPARPETYSGPALFLLGGNSQFVLCRPCLTLATGSTATARRTSWLPSETSWPKKGQKGTRNPRLQGPAGCSLFLHRRTQVGTERARGCVGGASDLKL from the exons ATGCTCCGCTGGGCCCGCGCCTGGAGGCTCCCCCATAGGGGCCTCGGCCCCTCCAGTCCCAGCTTCTCCAGAGTGCCTGTCGCACCCAGCAGCAGCCAAGGCGGCACTGAGCCGAG GCCGGTGCCGCTTTCCTACAGACTTCTGGACGGGGAGGCAACCCGCCCGCCCCTCGTCTTTCTGCATGGGCTCTTCGGCTGCAAAACCAACTTCAACTCCATCGCCAAGGCCCTGGCCCAGCAGACAGGCCGGAGG GTGCTGACAGTGGATGCTCGGAACCATGGTGACAGCCCCCACAGCCCAGACATGAGCTACGAGGCCATGAGCCAGGATCTGCAGGACCTCCTGCCCCAGCTGGGCCTAGTGCCCTGCGTCCTCATTGGCCACAGCATGGGAGGCAGGACAGCCATGCTGCTGGCACTTCAGAGG CCAGAGCTGGTGGAGCGCTTGATTGCCGTGGACATCAGCCCAGTAGAGAGCCCGTCCAGCTTGAACTTTCCAAACTACGTGGCAGCCATGAGGGCCATAGACATCCCGGATGTGGCGTCCCTCTCTAGTGCCCGAAAACTGATGGATGAGAAGCTCAGCTGTGTTATCCAG AGCATAAGCATGCGGCAGTTCCTGCTCACCAACCTGGTGGAGGTGGACGGGCGCTTCACGTGGAGGGTTAACTTGGATGCCTTGGCCCAGCACTTGGACaagatcttgaacttcccagcacGACCAGAAACCTACTCTGGGCCAGCCCTCTTCCTCCTGGGTGGAAACTCTCAATTCGTGCT ATGCAGACCGTGCCTAACGCTAGCCACTGGGTCCACAGCGACTGCCCGCAGGACTTCATGGCTGCCGTCCGAGACTTCCTGGCCTAAGAAAGGCCAGAAGGGGACACGAAACCCCAGGCTTCAAGGCCCTGCGGGCTGCTCCTTGTTTCTGCACAGAAGGACTCAGGTGGGCACTGAGAGGGCACGAGGATGCGTGGGGGGTGCGTCAGACCTTAAACTTTAA
- the ABHD11 gene encoding protein ABHD11 isoform X3 — MLRWARAWRLPHRGLGPSSPSFSRVPVAPSSSQGGTEPRPVPLSYRLLDGEATRPPLVFLHGLFGCKTNFNSIAKALAQQTGRRVLTVDARNHGDSPHSPDMSYEAMSQDLQDLLPQLGLVPCVLIGHSMGGRTAMLLALQRPELVERLIAVDISPVESPSSLNFPNYVAAMRAIDIPDVASLSSARKLMDEKLSCVIQSISMRQFLLTNLVEVDGRFTWRVNLDALAQHLDKILNFPARPETYSGPALFLLGGNSQFVLDCPQDFMAAVRDFLA; from the exons ATGCTCCGCTGGGCCCGCGCCTGGAGGCTCCCCCATAGGGGCCTCGGCCCCTCCAGTCCCAGCTTCTCCAGAGTGCCTGTCGCACCCAGCAGCAGCCAAGGCGGCACTGAGCCGAG GCCGGTGCCGCTTTCCTACAGACTTCTGGACGGGGAGGCAACCCGCCCGCCCCTCGTCTTTCTGCATGGGCTCTTCGGCTGCAAAACCAACTTCAACTCCATCGCCAAGGCCCTGGCCCAGCAGACAGGCCGGAGG GTGCTGACAGTGGATGCTCGGAACCATGGTGACAGCCCCCACAGCCCAGACATGAGCTACGAGGCCATGAGCCAGGATCTGCAGGACCTCCTGCCCCAGCTGGGCCTAGTGCCCTGCGTCCTCATTGGCCACAGCATGGGAGGCAGGACAGCCATGCTGCTGGCACTTCAGAGG CCAGAGCTGGTGGAGCGCTTGATTGCCGTGGACATCAGCCCAGTAGAGAGCCCGTCCAGCTTGAACTTTCCAAACTACGTGGCAGCCATGAGGGCCATAGACATCCCGGATGTGGCGTCCCTCTCTAGTGCCCGAAAACTGATGGATGAGAAGCTCAGCTGTGTTATCCAG AGCATAAGCATGCGGCAGTTCCTGCTCACCAACCTGGTGGAGGTGGACGGGCGCTTCACGTGGAGGGTTAACTTGGATGCCTTGGCCCAGCACTTGGACaagatcttgaacttcccagcacGACCAGAAACCTACTCTGGGCCAGCCCTCTTCCTCCTGGGTGGAAACTCTCAATTCGTGCT CGACTGCCCGCAGGACTTCATGGCTGCCGTCCGAGACTTCCTGGCCTAA
- the ABHD11 gene encoding protein ABHD11 isoform X2, with protein MLRWARAWRLPHRGLGPSSPSFSRVPVAPSSSQGGTEPRPVPLSYRLLDGEATRPPLVFLHGLFGCKTNFNSIAKALAQQTGRRVLTVDARNHGDSPHSPDMSYEAMSQDLQDLLPQLGLVPCVLIGHSMGGRTAMLLALQRPELVERLIAVDISPVESPSSLNFPNYVAAMRAIDIPDVASLSSARKLMDEKLSCVIQSISMRQFLLTNLVEVDGRFTWRVNLDALAQHLDKILNFPARPETYSGPALFLLGGNSQFVLPSHHPEIRRLFPRAQMQTVPNASHWVHSDCPQDFMAAVRDFLA; from the exons ATGCTCCGCTGGGCCCGCGCCTGGAGGCTCCCCCATAGGGGCCTCGGCCCCTCCAGTCCCAGCTTCTCCAGAGTGCCTGTCGCACCCAGCAGCAGCCAAGGCGGCACTGAGCCGAG GCCGGTGCCGCTTTCCTACAGACTTCTGGACGGGGAGGCAACCCGCCCGCCCCTCGTCTTTCTGCATGGGCTCTTCGGCTGCAAAACCAACTTCAACTCCATCGCCAAGGCCCTGGCCCAGCAGACAGGCCGGAGG GTGCTGACAGTGGATGCTCGGAACCATGGTGACAGCCCCCACAGCCCAGACATGAGCTACGAGGCCATGAGCCAGGATCTGCAGGACCTCCTGCCCCAGCTGGGCCTAGTGCCCTGCGTCCTCATTGGCCACAGCATGGGAGGCAGGACAGCCATGCTGCTGGCACTTCAGAGG CCAGAGCTGGTGGAGCGCTTGATTGCCGTGGACATCAGCCCAGTAGAGAGCCCGTCCAGCTTGAACTTTCCAAACTACGTGGCAGCCATGAGGGCCATAGACATCCCGGATGTGGCGTCCCTCTCTAGTGCCCGAAAACTGATGGATGAGAAGCTCAGCTGTGTTATCCAG AGCATAAGCATGCGGCAGTTCCTGCTCACCAACCTGGTGGAGGTGGACGGGCGCTTCACGTGGAGGGTTAACTTGGATGCCTTGGCCCAGCACTTGGACaagatcttgaacttcccagcacGACCAGAAACCTACTCTGGGCCAGCCCTCTTCCTCCTGGGTGGAAACTCTCAATTCGTGCT TCCCAGCCACCACCCTGAGATTAGACGGCTCTTCCCTCGGGCCCAGATGCAGACCGTGCCTAACGCTAGCCACTGGGTCCACAGCGACTGCCCGCAGGACTTCATGGCTGCCGTCCGAGACTTCCTGGCCTAA